The Impatiens glandulifera chromosome 3, dImpGla2.1, whole genome shotgun sequence genome contains a region encoding:
- the LOC124932216 gene encoding splicing factor 3B subunit 6-like protein — protein MATISLRKGNARLPPEVNRVLYVRNLPFNITSEEMYDIFGKYGAIRQIRIGTNKDTRGTAFIVYEDIYDAKTAVDHLSGFNVANRYLIVLYYQQAKMSKKFDQKKKEEEIIKLQEKYGVSTKDK, from the coding sequence CCGGAAGGGTAACGCACGTCTTCCACCGGAGGTGAATCGTGTGCTTTACGTGAGAAACCTTCCGTTTAACATCACGAGCGAGGAGATGTATGATATTTTCGGTAAGTACGGCGCCATAAGGCAGATTCGGATCGGGACGAACAAGGACACTAGAGGAACTGCCTTCATCGTCTATGAAGACATCTACGATGCCAAGACCGCCGTTGATCACTTATCCGGATTCAACGTGGCCAATCGGTACCTAATCGTCCTCTATTACCAACAGGCCAAAATGAGCAAAAAGTTCGAtcagaagaagaaagaagaggaGATTATTAAGCTTCAAGAGAAGTACGGCGTCTCCACGAAAGATAAGTGA
- the LOC124932917 gene encoding far upstream element-binding protein 1-like isoform X2, giving the protein MMEEVALFTASPAPVDLKRKHEDLEITAPDLPAAGLDTEPMSELEAVKKPEEVVAAATNGGSFDDSKAKRLRSEDKPDDGEADKMEKLDETLNDEADKPDADSTTAQSGDSQQKVVKDLEKVNDGHPPLDDHQQEEVQQLPEENAEVQEYVESHQASKFSPEENFHKEELTSHVDQLPIQANQNASRKIEIPNNKVGVVIGKGGETIRYLQINSGAKIHITKDFVADPNSPTRPVEIIGTLESIIKAEKLIKDVIAESDAGGSPALVARGFNTAQTATGEQFEIQVPNVKAGLIIGKGGETIRNLQIRSGARVQLIQESSDGEQSKEKTVRVTGNKRQIEIAREMIEELMAQPARTSSQSSSGYGSQGFRPRAPSGPSQWGTRGPPPMQPSSGHDYPRAPYQSQNQYPPSQYGGYPAQQAAPPRNSFGPSPHGGSGPLPVQGYGQGGGYNNEEARYGGQNNNSYPHQGGSYSDYPQDPYGKPPPSYGMQGQGPPSQSYGQGGMPYQVGPATAQYSQPSYYYPPYASSGGGYSQQQAPPQNAGGYHHPQQGNSQQAPPPPHNAGGYHHTQQGNGQPPVSGYVQPGLGYASYGSYPPSSHPSSGYAEPSVQSSAAAPAAYGYQATAEQSAGYSAGSYVAPQPGNYVQTTAQQQQQPGR; this is encoded by the exons ATGATGGAGGAGGTGGCGTTGTTTACGGCGAGCCCTGCGCCTGTAGATCTCAAGCGCAAGCACGAGGATTTGGAAATCACGGCCCCTGATCTTCCGGCCGCCGGTTTGGATACGGAGCCGATGTCCGAGTTAGAGGCTGTCAAGAAACCTGAGGAGGTTGTAGCGGCTGCCACTAATGGAGGATCTTTCGATGATTCTAAGGCTAAGCGTCTTCGTTCAGAGGACAAACCCGATG ATGGCGAAGCTGACAAGATGGAAAAGCTGGATGAGACCCTAAATGATGAAGCTGACAAGCCTGATGCAGACAGTACAACAGCTCAATCTGGGGATTCTCAACAGAAGGTGGTTAAAGATTTGGAGAAAGTGAATGATGGGCATCCACCATTGGATGATCATCAACAAGAGGAAGTTCAACAACTTCCCGAGGAAAATGCTGAAGTACAGGAGTATGTTGAGTCTCACCAAGCATCTAAATTCTCCCCAGaagaaaattttcacaaagaAGAGCTTACTTCTCATGTAGATCAGCTGCCTATACAGGCGAACCAGAATGCATCAAGGAAAATTGAGATTCCCAATAACAAG GTTGGCGTAGTTATTGGCAAGGGAGGAGAAACAATACGGTATTTACAGATAAATTCTGGTGCTAAGATTCATATCACAAAGGACTTCGTTGCTGATCCAAATTCTCCGACGCGTCCTGTTGAAATTATAGGGACACTTGAAAGTATAATCAAGGCCGAAAAATTGATAAAGGATGTTATAGCTGAG TCTGATGCTGGGGGCTCTCCTGCCCTGGTAGCTAGGGGCTTCAACACTGCGCAAACAGCGACTGGAGAACAATTTGAGATTCAAGTTCCAAATGTGAAG GCTGGGTTGATTATTGGTAAAGGCGGGGAGACAATAAGAAATCTGCAAATAAGATCAGGTGCTCGCGTTCAG TTGATACAAGAAAGCTCTGATGGAGAACAATCCAAGGAAAAGACTGTGCGAGTGACTGGTAATAAGAGACAAATTGAGATTGCTAGAGAAATGATTGAAGAATTGATGGCCCAG CCTGCAAGGACATCTTCTCAATCTAGTAGTGGATATGGATCGCAAGGCTTTCGGCCCCGTGCACCTTCAGGACCATCACAATGGGGAACAAGAGGTCCTCCTCCTATGCAACCTTCTTCCGGCCATGATTATCCTCGTGCCCCATACCAATCCCAGAATCAGTACCCACCTTCTCAATATGGCGGTTACCCAGCACAACAAGCTGCCCCTCCAAGAAATAGCTTTGGTCCATCTCCCCATGGTGGTAGTGGTCCTCTTCCGGTCCAGGGCTATGGACAAGGCGGGGGATATAATAATGAAGAAGCAAGATATGgtggtcaaaataataattcttacCCTCATCAAGGTGGCAGTTACTCGGACTATCCACAGGATCCTTATGGTAAGCCTCCACCATCTTATGGCATGCAGGGCCAGGGACCTCCCTCACAGTCCTATGGTCAAGGAGGCATGCCCTACCAAGTTGGTCCTGCGACTGCCCAGTATTCTCAGCCGTCTTACTATTACCCCCCATATGCATCATCTGGTGGAGGCTATAGCCAGCAGCAGGCACCACCACAGAATGCAGGTGGGTATCATCATCCTCAGCAAGGCAATAGCCAGCAGGCACCACCACCACCACATAATGCAGGTGGGTATCATCATACTCAGCAAGGCAATGGGCAGCCGCCTGTCTCTGGTTATGTTCAACCTGGATTAGGGTATGCAAGTTACGGTTCATACCCTCCTTCCTCTCATCCATCATCAGGTTATGCCGAACCATCTGTCCAGAGCTCTGCAGCAGCACCAGCAGCATATGGCTATCAAGCTACAGCCGAGCAATCAGCAGGCTATAGTGCTGGGTCTTATGTTGCACCACAACCTGGTAATTATGTTCAGACGACAgctcagcagcagcagcagccagGTCGTTGA
- the LOC124932917 gene encoding far upstream element-binding protein 1-like isoform X1: MMEEVALFTASPAPVDLKRKHEDLEITAPDLPAAGLDTEPMSELEAVKKPEEVVAAATNGGSFDDSKAKRLRSEDKPDVDQEEKFDTNVDGEADKMEKLDETLNDEADKPDADSTTAQSGDSQQKVVKDLEKVNDGHPPLDDHQQEEVQQLPEENAEVQEYVESHQASKFSPEENFHKEELTSHVDQLPIQANQNASRKIEIPNNKVGVVIGKGGETIRYLQINSGAKIHITKDFVADPNSPTRPVEIIGTLESIIKAEKLIKDVIAESDAGGSPALVARGFNTAQTATGEQFEIQVPNVKAGLIIGKGGETIRNLQIRSGARVQLIQESSDGEQSKEKTVRVTGNKRQIEIAREMIEELMAQPARTSSQSSSGYGSQGFRPRAPSGPSQWGTRGPPPMQPSSGHDYPRAPYQSQNQYPPSQYGGYPAQQAAPPRNSFGPSPHGGSGPLPVQGYGQGGGYNNEEARYGGQNNNSYPHQGGSYSDYPQDPYGKPPPSYGMQGQGPPSQSYGQGGMPYQVGPATAQYSQPSYYYPPYASSGGGYSQQQAPPQNAGGYHHPQQGNSQQAPPPPHNAGGYHHTQQGNGQPPVSGYVQPGLGYASYGSYPPSSHPSSGYAEPSVQSSAAAPAAYGYQATAEQSAGYSAGSYVAPQPGNYVQTTAQQQQQPGR, translated from the exons ATGATGGAGGAGGTGGCGTTGTTTACGGCGAGCCCTGCGCCTGTAGATCTCAAGCGCAAGCACGAGGATTTGGAAATCACGGCCCCTGATCTTCCGGCCGCCGGTTTGGATACGGAGCCGATGTCCGAGTTAGAGGCTGTCAAGAAACCTGAGGAGGTTGTAGCGGCTGCCACTAATGGAGGATCTTTCGATGATTCTAAGGCTAAGCGTCTTCGTTCAGAGGACAAACCCGATG TTGATCAAGAAGAAAAGTTTGACACAAATGTAGATGGCGAAGCTGACAAGATGGAAAAGCTGGATGAGACCCTAAATGATGAAGCTGACAAGCCTGATGCAGACAGTACAACAGCTCAATCTGGGGATTCTCAACAGAAGGTGGTTAAAGATTTGGAGAAAGTGAATGATGGGCATCCACCATTGGATGATCATCAACAAGAGGAAGTTCAACAACTTCCCGAGGAAAATGCTGAAGTACAGGAGTATGTTGAGTCTCACCAAGCATCTAAATTCTCCCCAGaagaaaattttcacaaagaAGAGCTTACTTCTCATGTAGATCAGCTGCCTATACAGGCGAACCAGAATGCATCAAGGAAAATTGAGATTCCCAATAACAAG GTTGGCGTAGTTATTGGCAAGGGAGGAGAAACAATACGGTATTTACAGATAAATTCTGGTGCTAAGATTCATATCACAAAGGACTTCGTTGCTGATCCAAATTCTCCGACGCGTCCTGTTGAAATTATAGGGACACTTGAAAGTATAATCAAGGCCGAAAAATTGATAAAGGATGTTATAGCTGAG TCTGATGCTGGGGGCTCTCCTGCCCTGGTAGCTAGGGGCTTCAACACTGCGCAAACAGCGACTGGAGAACAATTTGAGATTCAAGTTCCAAATGTGAAG GCTGGGTTGATTATTGGTAAAGGCGGGGAGACAATAAGAAATCTGCAAATAAGATCAGGTGCTCGCGTTCAG TTGATACAAGAAAGCTCTGATGGAGAACAATCCAAGGAAAAGACTGTGCGAGTGACTGGTAATAAGAGACAAATTGAGATTGCTAGAGAAATGATTGAAGAATTGATGGCCCAG CCTGCAAGGACATCTTCTCAATCTAGTAGTGGATATGGATCGCAAGGCTTTCGGCCCCGTGCACCTTCAGGACCATCACAATGGGGAACAAGAGGTCCTCCTCCTATGCAACCTTCTTCCGGCCATGATTATCCTCGTGCCCCATACCAATCCCAGAATCAGTACCCACCTTCTCAATATGGCGGTTACCCAGCACAACAAGCTGCCCCTCCAAGAAATAGCTTTGGTCCATCTCCCCATGGTGGTAGTGGTCCTCTTCCGGTCCAGGGCTATGGACAAGGCGGGGGATATAATAATGAAGAAGCAAGATATGgtggtcaaaataataattcttacCCTCATCAAGGTGGCAGTTACTCGGACTATCCACAGGATCCTTATGGTAAGCCTCCACCATCTTATGGCATGCAGGGCCAGGGACCTCCCTCACAGTCCTATGGTCAAGGAGGCATGCCCTACCAAGTTGGTCCTGCGACTGCCCAGTATTCTCAGCCGTCTTACTATTACCCCCCATATGCATCATCTGGTGGAGGCTATAGCCAGCAGCAGGCACCACCACAGAATGCAGGTGGGTATCATCATCCTCAGCAAGGCAATAGCCAGCAGGCACCACCACCACCACATAATGCAGGTGGGTATCATCATACTCAGCAAGGCAATGGGCAGCCGCCTGTCTCTGGTTATGTTCAACCTGGATTAGGGTATGCAAGTTACGGTTCATACCCTCCTTCCTCTCATCCATCATCAGGTTATGCCGAACCATCTGTCCAGAGCTCTGCAGCAGCACCAGCAGCATATGGCTATCAAGCTACAGCCGAGCAATCAGCAGGCTATAGTGCTGGGTCTTATGTTGCACCACAACCTGGTAATTATGTTCAGACGACAgctcagcagcagcagcagccagGTCGTTGA